The nucleotide sequence aacctacctcccaagattgctgagataatatttgtaaagcacttggcaaagcttgaagtgttatataaacattagttatcttaaatattttgtatCCCTTACATTGTTATCAATCATTTAGACACTTTGTAATAATATGTAGTATTTCTTAACATACATTGCAGATATGTGTCTGTTCTTGTTAccctaattatattttatcaaattagGCCTGGTGGTTTTGAGACTGCCATgacagtttcttctttaaaaaaaacagaaacaaaaacaacactacatattggtttcaaggcagaagtgtaaaaagggctaggtaatggaggttaagtgacttttccagggtccacagctaggaagtgtcagaggctagatttgaacccaggacctcctgtctctgagcctggttctcaatgctCTGAgcctacctaactgccccaccaATGGGTTCCTCTTAAGGGAAGCTATAGGcttttagaaaatggaaaaatgggaaaatactaTTTTTTGAAGGTTACTATAGCTGTGTTCcccaaataatattttctctaccacctgctttttttctccttgataacaACCCCTCCAGATAATATTTTGCCCTAACCTCTAACATGCAACTCAGCCAGCTCcaaggccccccccccccaaattggAGTAACAAGAATTCTGCTCTCAAATGGGCACTTTGGAGCACCCCCTCCCTGCTGAATGGACCTATGTCTGTGTTCCTCAACAGTGTCACCATTATATGAGTTATACTCTACATTAGAGCATATGCCTGATTTATATTTTGGGGCcccttttgttctctctctccttctccctcttctccattGCTTACAATAAAGTTTGTCATTAAACTGATTTCCTTTTGTTCTACAAATTATTATCAGCATCAGAATTGATTTAGGATTTATTTTCATGACTTCTCTGGCTGGTCCACAGACCTTTCTTTAGACATAAACTGAGTACCCAGAGAAGGGCTTACCCTATTGACAGTGGAACCTACACTGGGGGAGTAGGGCATTGTGAGTCCAGGTGTAGAAAGAGAGAGTCAATAGAGAAACCCTAGGTCCTCTCAGGACAGACTCCTTTATGCCAGAAGACTCTCAAAAGACACAGTGCTatataaaaacctggaaagacttatatgaactgatgcaaagtgaaaggagcagaaccaggagaatagtatacacagtaacaacaataatgtatgagaactgtgaatgacttaactattatcagcaacttcaagagactcatgatgaaaaaggctatccacagctatagaaggaagggatggaatctgaatgcagattagaTCATGCCATTCTTCacctatttcctccatgaatctttctctaatgtaagtgatatgtatctttctttacaatatgatgaacatggaaatatatatgttatgataacatatatacaacctatatcattttacctgccatcttgggaagcatggaggatgggagggaaggagggagacaacatggacagcaaaatggcagaaaatgattattggaaattgtattgacatgtaatcaggggaaaattttttttaaaggacactATTCTTTAGTCTCCTGGAGAGAGGTACATGTTACATTTGGTAGTGTTAGGTAGTCAACAGTATGCTAGTAAATAATtaacaaccaaaaacaaaaaaagacagagaactTCAAGTTTAATctcaattattaaaattttctcttttgctttctcaATTCTGAAAATtgacaaaagaataaatcaatttctgatttgtagcatttgtttgATGTTTCTGGGGTGTAAatattcacaatgaaaatttaactgtaagttttgtgtttttttttaaacccttaacttctgtgtattggctcctaggtggaagagtggtaagggtgggtaatggggtcgagtgacttgcccagggtcacacagctgggaagtgtctgaggcaggatttgaacctaggacctcccatatctaggcctgactctcaatccactgagctacccagctgccccctaactatAAGTTTTGATGAGTCAGTTTCAGCTGGTTCCAGCACAGTCCTGgaaagaaattttgtttttttaattacgGCTCTGAGTTTTATTActggaataatatttttagatagAAATTCTGCCGTTAAAAGAAGTTTTAAATATGGCACAATACTCAGAAGTCAGAAAGCAAATTTAAAGCTTACTTTTACCATTAATACACAGgtggttctttttttattttttttttaaagtttattacaATGTATAATAGACTCATTAAGGTGACAATCTTGACTGTAGGTGGCAATAGATATTGAAGTAGGAAATGTAGATGTCACAAAGCAAGAAAGAAACCAACAGGAATCACCATCATATCTACACAGGAACGTTTACTTTTTGCCAGATTTCTTAATTCCACCACTGGTAAGTGGTCCCTTCCCAGCAGCTTTTGCTTTTAACTCTTCCAGTCTTTCtgttcttctttttgtttttgtttgaaagCTATATCTTCCTCATTCACTTCCTTGGTTTGTTTCTTGGGCTGCTTCAGAGGCTTCTTCTTACCACCCTCGCATCCGGACATGATGCCTGCTGCTCAGCTTCCCCTACACAGGTGATTCTGAGATGACTATTTAACCTTTCTTGGcttcccttttctcatttccaaaatgaggagactgaaccGGATGAActctcccttctagctctgaccttctagaatttcttttcttttgctcctTCTTTAGCACACAACATTAGTTACCTGAGCAGAAGTATGCAAGAGTGACCTGGTCCATGCTAATGAAAAAATGGGACTAGGTTGAGTTAAAAGAAACGTTCTAATCCAAGTCTGAGGATAAGAGCGGAATTAAATTGAACTGTATTAGCCAATAATTAAACAACAGAGGGAAAGGTACCTGAGGACACCTAGCATTCGTTTACTttataagtttgtttttttaagaattatctACTTTACTGGTTAATATGCAGCTGTTTTAATAAAGGGctactttctttattcttttttcaaaaggtGGAGAATTTAGGTATCAGTATATTTGTATATTGGTACATATTTCTTACAAGATGGAGACTGTAAAGTCTGGAGATAAAAGCAGGGCTAGATTAAAAGGTGATTGATAACAGTtaaataatactaagagaaaagtACCTAATTATATCTAGagctaatttattttaaatttaaaagcttgtggactttatttttagaattatcTACTTTGCTGGTCAATATTTAAGTTTAGGCATGTTAATAAGATATTCTAAATTCTTAAAGACAGAGAATTCATGGTGCTAAATCTGAAAGAAAGGCTTGAGCACAGAGACATAATTGGGTTTCCAGCAGAtttcacacacactcacacaccttATTTGGATTCTCTTATCAAGATATATATAATCATAGACTCTGTCTTGTAAGGAaaaagatcataggatcaaagactTAGAGCCtccccttccattttacagatgagaatactgtATCCAAAAAGAGGATTAGTGACTTGCCAACAGTTACACAGTCTAAATGTCTcagacaagattcaaactcaggtccttctgaagACAAGTCCAGGATTCTCTCCACCATGTAAGTCAACTATCTAATCTAACCTAATGTAGGGCACCTTGCTACAACATCCCTGACATCTAGTCTATGCTTAAAGGTCTTCAAAAATAGAGAATTTACTAGGTAACTCAATtcatttattgttattcagtcatttttcagtcatgtcaggcatcatttggggttttcttggcaaagatgctggagtggcttgccatttccttctttaactcattttacaggt is from Gracilinanus agilis isolate LMUSP501 chromosome 2, AgileGrace, whole genome shotgun sequence and encodes:
- the TMA7 gene encoding LOW QUALITY PROTEIN: translation machinery-associated protein 7 (The sequence of the model RefSeq protein was modified relative to this genomic sequence to represent the inferred CDS: inserted 1 base in 1 codon) — encoded protein: MSGCEGGKKKPLKQPKKQTKEVNEEDIAFKQKQKEEQKXLEELKAKAAGKGPLTSGGIKKSGKK